One window of the Archaeoglobus sulfaticallidus PM70-1 genome contains the following:
- a CDS encoding geranylgeranyl reductase family protein, with amino-acid sequence MRILIVGGGIAGSLSAIHLGKENEVVVVEEHQSAGFPVQCAGLISEECYNILSNFSKRCYINKIDGAFFFSPNGDYLELYGKRRGVVIERKILDFDLISKASENANILMKTKYISSNGKKAKLRSDSGEMFLEYDFLIGADGTYSRVSSEYGFRKPEVLSAIQFEANFECLDENMVELYFGSEYSSGFFAYAIPLDSTTARIGVVTKASEINAVHYLKNLIEKHPSASIRFGKAITELNAGSIPVGLNEIVRENVCLIGDSAGMTKPYTGGGIYYLLKAVECLSENFPSLNRFKQEYLNRMGKEYEFGMKIYRLYSKLSDRDYNELLSSAKGFEGYARELDMDRPSSILKVLPAIMKLLFKSPTLYLKIGKEFLIK; translated from the coding sequence GTGAGAATACTCATCGTTGGTGGAGGAATTGCAGGGAGTCTTTCAGCGATACATCTCGGTAAAGAAAATGAAGTGGTTGTCGTTGAGGAACATCAATCAGCAGGTTTTCCCGTTCAGTGTGCCGGGCTTATCAGCGAAGAGTGTTACAATATCTTGTCAAATTTCAGTAAGAGATGTTACATTAACAAAATAGATGGAGCTTTCTTCTTCTCCCCAAACGGAGATTATCTGGAACTTTACGGAAAACGGAGAGGCGTTGTTATAGAGAGAAAAATTTTGGACTTTGATCTCATAAGTAAAGCCTCCGAAAATGCAAATATTTTGATGAAAACGAAATATATATCTTCGAATGGTAAAAAAGCCAAACTGAGGTCAGATTCAGGAGAGATGTTCCTGGAATACGACTTTCTCATAGGAGCGGATGGTACCTACTCAAGGGTGTCCTCAGAGTACGGCTTCAGGAAACCAGAAGTGCTCTCAGCCATCCAGTTCGAGGCAAATTTTGAGTGTCTTGATGAAAACATGGTTGAACTCTATTTTGGATCAGAGTACTCCAGCGGATTTTTTGCGTACGCCATTCCCTTGGACAGTACAACAGCAAGAATAGGAGTCGTCACCAAAGCATCAGAAATCAACGCCGTACACTACCTGAAAAATCTAATAGAAAAGCACCCATCAGCATCCATAAGATTCGGAAAGGCTATTACAGAACTCAATGCAGGTTCAATACCTGTTGGGTTAAACGAGATCGTCAGGGAAAATGTTTGCCTGATCGGAGATTCTGCCGGGATGACGAAGCCATATACTGGAGGGGGAATTTACTACTTGCTTAAAGCTGTGGAATGTCTGAGTGAGAATTTCCCATCGCTAAACAGATTCAAACAAGAATATCTGAACAGGATGGGCAAAGAATATGAATTCGGAATGAAAATATACAGGCTATACAGTAAGCTCTCAGACAGAGATTACAACGAGTTGCTGAGCTCCGCAAAAGGTTTTGAAGGCTATGCAAGGGAACTGGACATGGATAGGCCATCAAGCATCCTGAAAGTCTTGCCGGCTATTATGAAATTGCTATTCAAGAGCCCCACACTATACCTGAAGATAGGAAAAGAATTTCTTATTAAATAA
- a CDS encoding menaquinone biosynthetic enzyme MqnA/MqnD family protein — translation MVGLRSPMNIRPDRKTRIGKFGFLNNFLPYYFLEKSKKYEIVETNPRNMVNMLLRKQIHYAPVPLFASLKNGLKNYSFCVASNDRVLSVVVVSKKKELEGDIAITNQSLTSVNLLKIILKEKGLENRLREFDSGSAWDLLKECDNALVIGDEAIKARMVFRVVMDLGEEWYDITGLPMVFGISASLNGFDASKIDRDLLESTEKGYKNIHLIIEEAEKHFKMPVEFLEEYFKTLKFKLGGKERRSIELFEEYCRKYDLI, via the coding sequence ATGGTGGGTTTAAGGAGTCCGATGAACATCAGGCCAGACAGAAAGACCAGGATAGGAAAATTCGGATTTCTCAACAACTTCCTTCCATACTACTTCCTCGAGAAGAGCAAGAAGTATGAGATTGTAGAGACAAATCCGAGAAATATGGTCAACATGCTCCTGAGAAAGCAGATACATTATGCTCCAGTCCCTCTGTTCGCATCACTGAAGAATGGTTTGAAAAACTACAGCTTTTGTGTGGCTTCCAATGATAGGGTTCTGAGTGTAGTTGTCGTTTCCAAGAAAAAGGAGCTTGAAGGAGATATTGCGATAACAAACCAATCGCTGACAAGCGTCAATTTACTCAAGATAATCCTAAAAGAAAAGGGTTTGGAGAACAGGCTCAGGGAGTTCGATAGTGGTAGTGCGTGGGATTTGCTTAAAGAATGCGATAATGCACTTGTTATAGGCGATGAGGCGATAAAGGCGAGAATGGTCTTCAGGGTGGTGATGGATCTTGGAGAGGAGTGGTATGATATCACAGGTTTGCCGATGGTTTTCGGCATATCTGCATCCCTCAACGGCTTCGACGCAAGCAAAATAGATAGGGATTTGCTTGAATCAACTGAAAAGGGTTATAAAAACATCCATCTGATAATAGAGGAGGCTGAAAAACACTTCAAGATGCCTGTAGAGTTTCTGGAGGAGTATTTCAAGACTCTGAAGTTCAAGCTTGGGGGTAAAGAGAGAAGGAGCATTGAGCTTTTTGAGGAGTATTGCAGAAAGTATGATCTCATTTAG
- the mqnC gene encoding cyclic dehypoxanthinyl futalosine synthase yields MRLEFDEALELFDIPIYELGKMADEIRKERCGDVVTFVIDTNINYTNICVSKCKFCAFYRDDGFVLSYDDILDRISDAVKHGVTQVMLQGGMNPDLGIEWFEGLFRLIKSKFQNIHLHSLSPPEIVFLSELEGLSYREVLEKLKNAGLDSLPGGGAEILSDRVRRKLSPKKCSADEWIEVMREAHRLGMKTTATMMFGHVESHEDIVEHLFRVRDLQDETGGFTAFIPWTYQPGNNELTSTIKEPASFTHYLKILAISRIVLHNIENIQASWLTQGFDVSLLALYFGANDFGGVMLEENVLRATGKKIACIKVEDMVRLLKTTGRKVAQRDTYYNILRWF; encoded by the coding sequence ATGCGCCTGGAGTTTGATGAGGCTTTAGAATTGTTCGATATCCCGATATACGAACTCGGAAAAATGGCTGATGAAATTAGAAAAGAGAGATGTGGAGATGTTGTAACTTTCGTCATAGACACGAACATCAACTACACGAACATCTGCGTTTCAAAATGCAAATTCTGTGCGTTCTACAGGGACGACGGATTTGTCCTGAGCTACGATGATATTCTGGACAGGATATCAGATGCTGTAAAGCATGGAGTGACCCAGGTTATGCTTCAGGGAGGGATGAATCCCGATCTCGGGATCGAGTGGTTTGAGGGGCTTTTCAGACTGATAAAATCAAAATTCCAAAACATACACCTTCACAGCCTGTCTCCTCCAGAGATAGTGTTTCTCTCAGAGTTGGAAGGGTTGAGCTATCGTGAGGTTCTCGAAAAGCTAAAAAATGCCGGGCTGGATTCCCTTCCCGGAGGGGGTGCAGAGATCTTATCCGATAGGGTTAGAAGAAAGCTGAGCCCGAAGAAGTGCAGTGCTGATGAGTGGATTGAGGTCATGAGAGAAGCCCATAGACTTGGAATGAAAACAACCGCCACGATGATGTTCGGGCATGTTGAAAGCCATGAGGACATCGTAGAACACCTCTTCAGAGTAAGGGATTTGCAGGATGAAACTGGAGGCTTCACAGCATTCATCCCCTGGACATACCAGCCCGGAAACAACGAGTTAACATCAACCATCAAAGAGCCTGCATCCTTCACCCACTACCTGAAAATTCTCGCAATCTCAAGAATAGTTCTCCACAACATAGAGAACATACAGGCATCATGGCTAACCCAGGGCTTTGATGTCTCGTTGCTGGCCTTATACTTCGGAGCCAACGACTTTGGAGGGGTTATGCTTGAGGAGAATGTGCTTAGAGCTACCGGAAAGAAAATTGCCTGCATTAAGGTTGAGGATATGGTTAGACTGCTGAAAACCACTGGAAGAAAGGTTGCCCAGAGAGACACATACTACAATATCCTGCGATGGTTTTAA
- a CDS encoding transcriptional regulator, whose product MANINEIHADKRMVKILEGIAKGFTLEEIANYAGVSPKTAFNRIKALESRGIVLKERRTWKIDYQKAGLDTIGVLLIAIHNDIKGYKKVVEALKKLDFVENIFNLIGSNYNLLVIVRYKDLKEASKEREKFYEWLDREGIKVDSYAEFIGETLKEHKRTLFDVSQDEKISNP is encoded by the coding sequence ATGGCCAATATTAACGAAATTCATGCAGATAAAAGGATGGTAAAGATACTTGAGGGAATAGCGAAGGGATTCACTCTCGAGGAGATAGCCAACTATGCTGGAGTCTCTCCAAAAACAGCCTTCAATAGAATCAAAGCCCTTGAAAGCAGGGGTATCGTGTTGAAGGAAAGAAGGACATGGAAAATAGATTACCAGAAAGCTGGACTGGACACGATCGGTGTTTTGCTGATAGCGATCCATAACGATATAAAAGGGTATAAGAAGGTTGTTGAGGCTCTCAAAAAACTCGACTTCGTCGAGAACATCTTCAACCTAATAGGATCCAACTACAACCTGCTCGTGATTGTGAGGTATAAGGACCTAAAGGAGGCTTCAAAGGAGCGGGAAAAGTTCTATGAGTGGCTGGATAGAGAGGGAATTAAGGTTGATTCATATGCAGAGTTCATAGGCGAGACACTCAAAGAACATAAAAGGACCTTATTCGATGTTTCACAAGATGAGAAAATTTCAAATCCGTGA
- a CDS encoding phosphopantetheine adenylyltransferase yields MKVALGGTFEPLHEGHKKLIDVAIQLGGKEVMIGITSDEMARLRIRSVLPFRIRAENVRRYVLSKYGFEPSIVKIDSPYGRTLDVDFDYLVVSPETCKMAELINRKRRELGKKEIRIVKVDFLLAEDGKPISSTRIKRGEIDRYGNLI; encoded by the coding sequence ATGAAAGTAGCTCTTGGTGGGACATTCGAGCCACTGCATGAAGGGCACAAGAAACTGATAGATGTAGCGATACAACTCGGCGGAAAGGAAGTAATGATCGGAATCACGAGTGACGAAATGGCACGGCTTAGGATAAGGAGTGTCCTGCCGTTTAGGATAAGAGCTGAAAATGTCAGGAGATATGTGCTATCAAAATACGGTTTTGAACCATCTATTGTAAAAATAGACAGCCCGTATGGAAGAACACTCGATGTCGATTTTGATTATCTTGTCGTATCTCCTGAGACATGCAAAATGGCTGAACTCATAAACAGAAAGAGAAGGGAACTCGGTAAGAAGGAAATTAGAATAGTCAAGGTTGATTTCTTACTCGCAGAGGATGGAAAGCCCATATCCTCCACAAGGATCAAAAGAGGCGAAATAGACAGATATGGTAATCTCATTTGA
- a CDS encoding DUF126 domain-containing protein, whose translation MRIPCRTISKGYAEGELIVSRKNFSFLGDVDPESGLVKAKDSDIYGKNISGKIFAFPTGRGSTVGTYVLLRMKKAGSAPLAIINEKTEAIIAVGAIISDIPLVDGADLSKLKTGMKVVVNATEGYIEIPDWL comes from the coding sequence ATGCGAATACCATGCAGAACGATTTCAAAAGGCTATGCAGAGGGAGAGTTAATTGTCAGCAGGAAAAACTTCTCGTTTCTCGGTGATGTGGATCCTGAAAGCGGGCTTGTTAAGGCAAAAGATAGCGATATCTACGGCAAGAACATTTCAGGAAAGATATTTGCCTTTCCAACTGGAAGGGGATCTACTGTTGGGACATATGTGCTTTTGAGGATGAAGAAAGCAGGTTCAGCACCTCTCGCCATAATCAACGAAAAAACGGAGGCCATAATTGCTGTAGGAGCAATCATAAGCGACATCCCTCTCGTTGATGGAGCGGATCTCAGTAAATTAAAAACAGGTATGAAGGTAGTCGTGAACGCCACTGAGGGTTATATCGAGATACCGGATTGGCTTTAA
- a CDS encoding CofH family radical SAM protein yields the protein MRRKEIEELFHLDLHEIGRLADSINRENGNYATFVINRHINYTDICVSKCPLCAFSNRENYLLSTREILKLVKDAVERGATEVHIVGGHNPEIGIEYFEDVFKSIKDMFDVTIKALTATEVDFYSRKEKMSVKEFLSRLKLAGMDAMPGGGAEILVDDVRKIIAPNKINSERWLEVMRIAHETGIKSNATMLFGHVESYKDRSEHLYKLRKLQEKTNGFISFIPLLFHPENTDLKKKGLVTNKSSPEDVLKTIAVSRIALDNFRTIRAYWVMLGERLAEVALNYGANDLDGTLMEERITHSAGAETPTSLEVERIVKIARNAGKIPAQRDTFCNIIRVF from the coding sequence ATGAGGAGAAAAGAAATCGAGGAGCTTTTCCATCTGGATCTTCACGAAATAGGGAGGTTGGCGGACAGCATAAACAGAGAGAATGGAAACTATGCAACATTCGTAATAAACCGTCACATAAACTACACCGACATCTGTGTATCAAAATGCCCGCTGTGTGCGTTCAGCAATAGAGAAAACTATTTGCTATCCACCAGAGAGATTTTAAAGCTTGTAAAGGATGCTGTAGAAAGGGGAGCAACCGAAGTGCACATTGTCGGAGGGCACAACCCGGAAATCGGGATTGAGTACTTTGAGGATGTCTTTAAATCTATAAAGGATATGTTTGATGTCACAATAAAAGCCCTGACCGCAACCGAAGTGGATTTCTACTCCAGAAAGGAGAAGATGAGTGTGAAGGAGTTCCTGTCAAGGCTTAAGTTAGCCGGGATGGATGCTATGCCCGGAGGCGGAGCTGAGATACTGGTAGATGATGTCAGAAAGATTATAGCTCCAAACAAGATAAACAGCGAGAGGTGGCTTGAAGTCATGAGAATAGCCCACGAAACAGGAATAAAAAGCAACGCAACAATGCTCTTCGGACATGTGGAAAGCTATAAAGACCGGTCGGAGCATCTATACAAGCTCAGAAAACTTCAAGAAAAGACTAACGGCTTCATTTCATTCATTCCACTACTGTTCCACCCGGAGAACACTGACCTGAAGAAAAAAGGGTTGGTAACCAACAAATCAAGTCCAGAAGACGTTCTGAAGACCATAGCCGTTTCGAGGATAGCTCTGGATAACTTCAGAACCATAAGAGCCTACTGGGTCATGCTCGGTGAGAGGCTTGCAGAGGTAGCGCTGAACTACGGAGCAAACGATCTCGACGGAACGCTGATGGAGGAGAGGATAACCCATTCTGCTGGGGCAGAGACTCCAACAAGCTTAGAGGTAGAGAGAATCGTTAAAATCGCGAGAAATGCTGGGAAAATACCGGCTCAGAGAGATACATTCTGTAACATTATAAGGGTGTTCTGA
- a CDS encoding DUF5371 family protein: MVKIVHAQTVLPESVLEELKKKTGESATKDAIAKAVEHYLSCPYTHEDPLGKKLEEVLKKKKDKFLFFE; encoded by the coding sequence ATGGTAAAGATCGTGCACGCCCAGACAGTGCTGCCAGAAAGTGTGCTTGAGGAGTTGAAGAAAAAGACTGGAGAGAGCGCAACAAAAGATGCGATAGCAAAGGCTGTAGAACACTACCTATCATGTCCGTATACTCATGAAGATCCTTTAGGCAAGAAACTGGAAGAGGTACTGAAGAAGAAAAAAGATAAATTTCTATTTTTTGAATAA
- the upp gene encoding uracil phosphoribosyltransferase, with amino-acid sequence MIEDRRWEGVYSFEDSPFLMEVLTELRDKNTDSIAFRKGLVKLGRYMGYELTKTMEFEKIKVETPLEETKGVIAKDRKNIVIITVLRAAIPLMEGLIKTLEHARVGIISASRGKPPEFEIDVKYVKIPEIKPEDTVIITDPMIATGSTLTAVIQEIKKYNPPKRIVVLGVLAAPEGIEKIKKKFPEVEIFITKIDRELNSKGYILPGLGDAGDRAFGEPTKV; translated from the coding sequence ATGATAGAAGATAGACGCTGGGAAGGTGTTTATTCCTTTGAGGACTCTCCATTTCTGATGGAAGTGCTTACAGAGCTCAGAGACAAAAACACAGACAGCATAGCATTTAGAAAAGGGCTGGTTAAACTTGGAAGGTACATGGGTTACGAACTGACAAAAACCATGGAGTTTGAAAAGATCAAAGTTGAAACCCCTCTAGAGGAAACAAAAGGGGTTATCGCCAAAGACAGGAAAAATATCGTTATCATAACTGTTCTCAGGGCAGCAATTCCGCTAATGGAGGGGTTGATTAAAACATTGGAGCACGCAAGAGTAGGTATTATCTCAGCTTCAAGAGGAAAACCGCCAGAATTCGAAATAGATGTGAAGTATGTCAAGATTCCAGAGATAAAACCAGAAGATACTGTGATTATCACAGATCCAATGATTGCTACTGGATCGACTTTAACTGCGGTGATCCAAGAGATCAAAAAATACAACCCTCCAAAGAGAATAGTAGTTTTAGGAGTACTAGCAGCCCCGGAAGGAATTGAAAAGATTAAGAAAAAGTTCCCGGAAGTTGAAATATTCATAACAAAAATTGACAGAGAATTAAACTCCAAAGGATACATCCTACCAGGTCTGGGAGATGCAGGAGACAGAGCATTTGGTGAACCAACAAAAGTTTAA
- a CDS encoding HD domain-containing protein, with protein sequence MGTLIQDSVHGMIELPEWAERIIDTPQLQRLRRIKQLGFANLVYPGANHSRFEHSLGVFYITKKLTEKLEISKDSEMEILISAIIHDSAHAPFSHSSERIIKRYLGKTHERIDFYLKSTELEDVIKELGFSLRDVARHLSEESYGIVSGEIDADRMDYLVRDSHYTGVAYGVFDITRLINTTKFVNDRLVIDKKGLKSAESLLISRFMMYPTVYHHHVCRIARKMYEKALERCIELGELEARDLVRMDDYDMVSFLRSSNSFSKEIIDRIDRRDLFKRAIYVGRDRVGDVKISERRAELEIAEIADVDVDDVIVDIPPETDVREVSALVHMDDGLKKLEDCSPLVKTLRDAERDIWMLGVYTTKENIRAVAKASVKLFNIERIPKQRRLDEVINF encoded by the coding sequence GTGGGAACGCTCATTCAGGATTCAGTCCACGGGATGATCGAGCTCCCAGAATGGGCTGAAAGGATAATCGATACACCTCAGCTTCAGCGGTTGAGGAGGATCAAGCAACTTGGGTTCGCGAATCTCGTTTATCCGGGAGCCAACCATTCGAGGTTTGAGCACAGCCTAGGGGTTTTTTACATAACCAAGAAGCTAACAGAGAAACTTGAAATTAGCAAAGACTCCGAGATGGAGATTCTGATTTCCGCCATAATCCACGACTCCGCTCATGCACCTTTCTCACACAGCAGTGAAAGAATAATCAAGAGATACCTGGGAAAAACCCATGAAAGGATAGACTTCTACCTCAAAAGCACAGAGCTAGAAGATGTCATCAAAGAGCTTGGCTTCAGCCTGAGAGATGTTGCAAGACATCTGAGCGAGGAGTCCTACGGGATCGTTAGCGGAGAGATAGATGCAGATAGGATGGATTATCTGGTTAGGGACTCTCACTATACCGGAGTGGCTTATGGTGTTTTCGATATAACGAGGCTAATAAACACGACCAAGTTCGTGAACGATCGGCTGGTTATAGACAAAAAGGGCCTTAAGTCTGCAGAATCACTGCTGATCTCAAGATTCATGATGTATCCTACCGTTTATCATCACCATGTCTGCAGAATAGCCAGAAAGATGTATGAGAAAGCCCTGGAGAGATGCATAGAGCTCGGTGAACTTGAGGCAAGGGATCTCGTAAGGATGGACGACTACGACATGGTTTCTTTTTTGAGAAGTTCCAACAGCTTCTCAAAAGAAATTATCGACAGAATTGACAGACGGGATCTGTTCAAGAGAGCAATTTATGTTGGCAGAGATAGGGTTGGAGATGTGAAGATCTCCGAAAGGAGGGCAGAACTGGAGATTGCTGAGATTGCGGATGTCGATGTGGATGATGTTATCGTGGATATACCTCCAGAAACAGATGTCAGGGAGGTTTCAGCACTTGTGCATATGGATGATGGGCTTAAAAAGCTTGAAGATTGCTCTCCACTGGTAAAAACGCTAAGAGATGCTGAAAGGGATATCTGGATGCTCGGTGTATACACAACAAAGGAAAATATTAGAGCTGTCGCAAAGGCAAGTGTTAAATTGTTCAACATCGAAAGGATTCCAAAGCAGAGAAGGCTTGATGAAGTCATAAATTTTTAA
- a CDS encoding uracil-xanthine permease family protein, whose translation MDDGMSVGIDEKVEPKKAVLLGLQHVLAMFGATVTVPLVVGTAIGLESNAIALMIQAVLLTMGIATLLQTTIGSRYPIVQGSSFAFIPGLISIGKGLGLAAVEGALIVGGILEALIGGLGIVGKVKRLFSPLVTGVTIMLIGFSLAHVAVKYTFNFFADPSGASIPKAFFIALITFATTVYVALKARGPLRAMPVIVGAIVGYLISIPLGMVDLSLVNELPVFSIPKPLPWGIPIFEATAIITLLFAFMVSIIESVGDYHAISAISGAKITDRNINRGIMSEGLACSIAGFLGACGTTSYSENIGLVALTKVASRYVVQIGGVILIFLSLIPKFSGILASIPAPVLGGLTVALYGMISVTGLRLIKEKVEFTDRNMLIIASALIVGLGAPQLPPEFLEHFPKIIGSILESGMAVGALTAIILDQLLRNKPGDKK comes from the coding sequence ATGGACGACGGAATGAGTGTCGGAATTGATGAAAAAGTTGAGCCAAAAAAAGCCGTTCTTCTTGGTCTTCAGCACGTTCTCGCAATGTTCGGAGCGACAGTGACTGTACCTCTGGTCGTTGGAACAGCGATAGGTCTTGAAAGTAATGCCATAGCCCTTATGATTCAGGCAGTGCTTTTGACAATGGGAATAGCAACGCTCTTGCAAACCACAATAGGATCAAGATATCCAATAGTCCAGGGATCGAGTTTTGCATTCATTCCAGGGTTGATAAGCATCGGCAAGGGCTTGGGATTGGCAGCGGTTGAAGGTGCTTTAATTGTTGGTGGTATTCTTGAGGCATTGATTGGTGGTCTGGGAATTGTAGGTAAAGTTAAAAGGCTATTCTCGCCATTAGTAACGGGAGTTACAATAATGCTAATAGGTTTTAGTTTAGCCCATGTAGCTGTAAAATACACCTTCAACTTCTTTGCAGATCCTTCTGGCGCTTCAATTCCAAAAGCCTTCTTTATAGCCTTGATAACTTTTGCAACAACAGTATATGTGGCTTTAAAAGCCAGAGGCCCGTTAAGGGCAATGCCCGTAATTGTTGGAGCTATTGTTGGTTACCTGATCAGCATACCCCTTGGAATGGTGGATTTAAGCCTGGTTAATGAATTGCCAGTATTCAGCATTCCAAAACCACTGCCATGGGGGATACCCATATTTGAAGCTACAGCAATAATCACACTCTTGTTCGCATTTATGGTAAGCATAATAGAAAGTGTTGGCGATTACCACGCAATTTCAGCAATAAGTGGGGCAAAAATAACGGACAGGAATATAAACAGAGGAATAATGAGCGAGGGCCTGGCATGTTCAATTGCTGGATTTTTGGGGGCATGTGGAACAACAAGCTATTCAGAGAATATAGGACTTGTTGCTCTAACAAAGGTTGCGAGCAGATATGTGGTCCAGATTGGAGGAGTAATACTGATATTCCTCTCATTAATTCCAAAGTTTTCTGGAATACTGGCTTCAATTCCCGCTCCCGTATTGGGTGGTTTAACTGTAGCACTTTACGGAATGATAAGCGTCACAGGACTCAGACTGATAAAAGAGAAAGTCGAATTCACCGACAGAAACATGCTGATAATTGCAAGTGCTTTAATAGTTGGTTTGGGTGCTCCTCAACTCCCACCAGAATTTTTGGAACACTTCCCCAAAATAATTGGAAGCATTCTAGAATCTGGAATGGCTGTTGGAGCTTTAACTGCTATAATTCTGGATCAGCTCCTGAGGAATAAACCGGGTGATAAAAAATGA